The following are encoded together in the Lactuca sativa cultivar Salinas chromosome 1, Lsat_Salinas_v11, whole genome shotgun sequence genome:
- the LOC122195852 gene encoding uncharacterized protein LOC122195852, giving the protein MIVKRYMSKGDLYVHAELHGASSTVIKNHKPDNPVPPLTLNQAGYFRVSNTTASGEYLPGFGIVFWLDETSLGSHMNERRVRDEEGGINDSEDNEPFKELFDSGSENESPDSEYHVNVSNLSTNNQKIMDLTSEVGSLCEITTSGINNTNSQEVSIPTVSPELLDLLEKALELKYGATSVKKYGLDALEMKSKNNNEEEKEQ; this is encoded by the exons atgatagtcaAACGttacatgtcaaaaggagattt GTATGTCCATGCAGAACTACATGGAGCATCTAGTACTGTGATTAAAAATCACAAACCTGATAACCCTGTACCTCCTCTGACACTAAATCAAGCAGGATATTTCAGA GTCAGCAATACAACTGCTAGTGGTGAATATCTTCCGGGATTTGGCATTGTATTTTGGTTGGATGAAACGTCACTGGGGTCTCATATGAATGAAAGAAGAGTAAGGGATGAAGAGGGCGGAATCAATGATTCCGAAGATAATGAGCCTTTCAAAGAATTATTCGATTCCGGTTCTGAGAACGAATCACCCGATTCAGAATATCACGTAAATGTTTCCAATTTATCAACAAATAACCAAAAAATAATGGATTTAACCTCGGAAGTCGGTTCGCTTTGTGAAATTACCACCTCTGGCATCAATAATACCAATTCCCAAGAAGTTTCTATTCCAACTGTGTCTCCTGAACTTTTAGATCTTCTTGAGAAAGCTCTTGAGCTTAAATATGGTGCCACATCAGTGAAAAAATACGGGCTTGATGCTTTAGAAATgaaatctaaaaataataatgAAGAAGAGAAGGAACAGTGA